Proteins from one Salvelinus sp. IW2-2015 linkage group LG9, ASM291031v2, whole genome shotgun sequence genomic window:
- the LOC111968901 gene encoding akirin-2 gives MACGATLKRTMEFDPLMSPTSPKRRRCIPVSPSSSSSPRKYLRMEPSPFGEVSSRLSAEQILNNIKQEYKRIQKRKHIDGVYQQTEGCYSPESPPPLGGSSMPGTSAGGSSPSRKEQPLFTLRQVGIICERLLKEREDKVREEYEETMTSKLAEQYDTFVKFTHDQLMRRFGEQPASYVS, from the exons ATGGCGTGTGGAGCGACCCTGAAAAGAACCATGGAGTTTGATCCATTGATGAGTCCGACGTCGCCTAAAAGGAGAAGGTGTATCCCGGTTTccccatcatcctcctcatccccaCGGAAATACCTTCGCATGGAGCCGTCACCATTTGGAGAGGTGTCGTCAAGACTATCAGCTG AGCAAATTCTGAACAACATCAAGCAGGAGTACAAGCGCATTCAGAAGAGAAAACACATCGATGGAGTTTACCAACAGACAGAGGGTTGCTACTCCCCAGAGTCTCCACCCCCTCTCGGTGGATCCAGTATGCCAG GCACATCGGCTGGAGGTTCTTCTCCATCAAGGAAAGAACAGCCCTTATTTACTCTTAGACAAGTTGGAATTATTTGTGAACGTCTACTGAAGGAGCGTGAAGATAAAGTTCGGGAGGAATATGAGGAGACCATGACTTCCAAGTTGGCAG AACAATATGACACTTTTGTGAAGTTTACACATGACCAGTTGATGCGAAGATTTGGAGAGCAACCTGCAAGCT ATGTTTCCTGA